In Deltaproteobacteria bacterium, a single genomic region encodes these proteins:
- a CDS encoding DUF1592 domain-containing protein has translation MFRLTHSQWENTVQDLLYLPEPTGLSSDFRTDPSIGGFLFDNNASALEVDQALWQSYQRAAVQIAEQVTGDPTLLAAIVPPDGGDPVARAAAFVDELAPRAYRRPLTDAERSELLTTFDGAAALYDGVDPFVAGVRLVLETVLQSPHFLYRIETATEADGNVIPLGSYEVAQRLSYFLWDSMPDDTLFDAAAADVLVEGASLREQALRMLDDARARPVVQHFHDQAFDTKKFLNAAPAAAFYPDAPDNLGELALEENHRFIEEVVFAQDGGIAALLTSSETFVNDELARIYGLDPAGFGAEFEKVTLDAEQRKGFLTQVGFLAANSSTAAPDPIHRGVFVAKRLACMNIAAPPNGVPPLPPPEGRSNRQTVAEHTEQPGSSCVGCHSTLINPFGFPFENYDAEGAWRTEDVGPVDAATDVTLDEQTVHVENGLELADALATSPSVHQCYTEHWLEFAFGRPFAPEDEAFATRIGTASQSGEMAVKELLIEIVASNAFRNRATQELP, from the coding sequence CTGTTCCGGCTCACGCACTCGCAGTGGGAGAACACGGTGCAGGACCTGCTCTACCTGCCCGAGCCCACCGGTCTGTCGTCGGACTTCCGCACCGATCCATCGATCGGCGGATTCCTCTTCGACAACAACGCCAGCGCCCTCGAGGTCGATCAGGCGCTGTGGCAGAGCTACCAGCGCGCCGCGGTGCAGATCGCCGAGCAGGTCACCGGCGACCCCACGCTGCTCGCGGCCATCGTGCCGCCCGACGGCGGCGATCCGGTCGCCCGCGCAGCCGCGTTCGTGGACGAGCTGGCCCCCCGCGCCTACCGTCGCCCGCTGACCGACGCCGAGCGCAGCGAGCTGCTCACGACCTTCGACGGCGCCGCGGCGCTCTACGACGGCGTCGACCCCTTCGTCGCCGGCGTCCGGCTGGTGCTCGAGACGGTGCTGCAGTCGCCCCACTTCCTCTACCGCATCGAGACCGCGACCGAGGCCGACGGCAACGTCATCCCGCTCGGCAGCTACGAGGTCGCACAGCGGCTGTCGTACTTCCTGTGGGACTCGATGCCCGACGACACCCTGTTCGACGCCGCCGCAGCCGACGTGCTGGTCGAGGGCGCGTCGCTGCGCGAACAGGCACTGCGCATGCTCGATGACGCGCGCGCCCGTCCGGTGGTGCAGCACTTCCACGACCAGGCCTTCGACACCAAGAAGTTCCTCAACGCCGCGCCCGCGGCCGCGTTCTACCCCGACGCGCCCGACAACCTCGGCGAGCTCGCGCTCGAGGAGAACCACCGCTTCATCGAAGAGGTGGTGTTCGCCCAGGACGGCGGCATCGCAGCCCTGCTGACCTCGAGCGAGACCTTCGTCAACGACGAGCTCGCGCGCATCTACGGCCTCGATCCCGCCGGCTTCGGCGCCGAGTTCGAGAAGGTCACGCTCGACGCGGAGCAGCGCAAGGGCTTCCTGACCCAGGTCGGGTTCCTCGCCGCCAACTCCTCGACCGCTGCGCCCGATCCGATCCACCGCGGGGTCTTCGTCGCGAAGCGGCTGGCGTGCATGAACATCGCGGCGCCGCCCAACGGCGTGCCGCCACTGCCACCGCCCGAGGGTCGCTCGAACCGGCAGACGGTCGCGGAGCACACCGAGCAGCCCGGCAGCTCGTGCGTCGGCTGCCACTCGACGCTCATCAACCCGTTCGGCTTCCCGTTCGAGAACTACGACGCCGAGGGTGCATGGCGCACCGAGGACGTCGGCCCGGTCGACGCCGCCACCGACGTCACGCTCGACGAGCAGACCGTCCACGTCGAGAACGGCCTCGAGCTCGCCGACGCCCTCGCCACCAGCCCCTCGGTGCACCAGTGCTACACCGAGCACTGGCTGGAGTTCGCGTTCGGCCGTCCGTTCGCACCCGAGGACGAGGCCTTCGCGACCCGCATCGGCACCGCCTCCCAGAGCGGCGAGATGGCGGTCAAGGAGCTGCTGATCGAGATCGTCGCCTCGAATGCGTTCCGCAATCGCGCCACACAGGAGCTGCCATGA
- a CDS encoding DUF4150 domain-containing protein has product MPVSVGANFLSVVHKDSGGVSPSFPDVCNTPAPPAPPVPIPYPNVAQSSDADKGAKKVNADGNPICTKDSNFSTSTGDEAGNIGGVASAKTKGKAEFVNSSFDVKAEGVGVVRATDMLLHNDKNTPPFPLIQGPVMSVPFMARTEHKCMICGESL; this is encoded by the coding sequence ATGCCTGTCAGCGTCGGAGCCAACTTTCTCTCGGTCGTGCACAAGGACAGCGGCGGCGTGTCGCCGAGCTTCCCCGACGTCTGCAACACCCCGGCGCCACCGGCTCCGCCGGTGCCGATCCCCTACCCCAACGTGGCGCAGTCCTCCGACGCCGACAAGGGCGCGAAGAAGGTCAACGCCGACGGCAATCCGATCTGCACCAAGGACTCGAACTTCAGCACGAGTACCGGCGACGAGGCCGGCAACATCGGCGGCGTGGCCTCGGCCAAGACCAAGGGCAAGGCGGAGTTCGTGAACTCGTCGTTCGACGTGAAGGCGGAGGGCGTCGGCGTGGTGCGAGCGACCGACATGCTGCTGCACAACGACAAGAACACACCGCCGTTCCCGCTGATCCAGGGGCCAGTGATGTCGGTGCCGTTCATGGCGCGCACCGAGCACAAGTGCATGATCTGTGGCGAGTCGCTGTAG
- a CDS encoding DUF2169 domain-containing protein has translation MDNDTPLQVTPLFLEDEQARPSLTVVIRAAFEIPTRGVLALAEEQPPLLAAGEFWGDPETSSYRYEPEIAPFKLATDIAIIAHAWAPDTRTSVMDVGVRIGQVSKGLRVFGERTWVATAGTAALTKPLPFESIPVSYDRAFGGWDRSAQDESLHSCERRNPSGRGFHGRHNRLRDRDPAPNIEDPGAPISAYGDHPAPAGFGFTSPHWLPRAELAGTYDAAWAENRRPRLPADFDPRFFNAGSPGLVVPSLRGDELVTAVGLVAAGRISFALPGIPPPELRVSVMGHEDVREAPKLDTVIVDLVTMRLSMLWRVRLPLRVEPNDLRAIELRSPAAKAFPRAAASPAAAAANAPRP, from the coding sequence GTGGACAACGACACGCCGCTGCAGGTCACGCCGCTCTTCCTCGAGGACGAGCAGGCGCGGCCGTCGCTCACCGTGGTCATACGTGCCGCCTTCGAGATCCCCACCCGCGGCGTGCTCGCGCTCGCCGAGGAACAGCCGCCGTTGCTCGCGGCCGGTGAGTTCTGGGGCGACCCCGAGACCTCGAGCTACCGCTACGAGCCCGAGATCGCCCCGTTCAAGCTCGCCACCGACATCGCCATCATCGCCCACGCCTGGGCACCCGACACCCGCACGAGCGTCATGGACGTCGGCGTTCGCATCGGGCAGGTGAGCAAGGGCCTGCGGGTGTTCGGCGAGCGGACGTGGGTTGCCACCGCCGGCACCGCGGCATTGACCAAGCCGCTGCCGTTCGAGTCGATCCCCGTGAGCTACGATCGGGCGTTCGGCGGCTGGGATCGCAGCGCACAGGACGAGTCCCTGCACAGCTGCGAGCGCCGCAACCCGTCGGGCCGTGGGTTCCATGGTCGGCACAATCGCCTCCGCGATCGCGACCCGGCGCCGAACATCGAAGACCCGGGTGCGCCGATCTCCGCGTACGGGGATCACCCGGCCCCCGCGGGCTTCGGCTTCACGTCACCGCACTGGCTGCCACGTGCGGAGCTCGCCGGCACCTACGACGCCGCGTGGGCAGAGAATCGCCGCCCGCGCCTGCCCGCGGACTTCGACCCCCGTTTCTTCAACGCCGGGTCGCCGGGGTTGGTGGTGCCTTCGTTGCGCGGTGACGAGCTCGTCACCGCCGTCGGGCTCGTGGCAGCGGGGCGGATCAGCTTCGCGTTGCCGGGGATTCCGCCACCGGAGCTGCGCGTCAGCGTCATGGGCCACGAGGACGTTCGAGAGGCACCGAAGCTCGACACCGTGATCGTGGATCTCGTGACCATGCGACTGAGCATGCTGTGGCGGGTCCGCCTGCCGCTGCGCGTCGAGCCCAACGACCTGCGCGCCATCGAGCTGCGCTCACCCGCCGCCAAGGCGTTCCCGCGGGCGGCGGCCAGCCCTGCGGCGGCCGCCGCCAACGCCCCTCGCCCCTAG
- a CDS encoding DUF1552 domain-containing protein has protein sequence MKTMLRRHVLKGIGGATIALPVLESFMPRRALAAGEIVPPYAIFLRQACGVGCAQNTDLGAEPERFWPTAEGPLTDATVGGRAVDELSAHLDRLLVVGGINMQDFNYADGHARGALQLLTGQGPTVEGVGGDSEANGESLDNRIGRELNEGGRDSLFLYAGSPGGWLGGPCISYRGPAQRRAAISDPRQVYMGMMGIDEAQFEDLAARQKSVNDLVRGQMQTLMARPELSKADRDRLDLHFQSIRDLENSLSCNFTAEQQAMLDGMSQGYDSDDGNAVVEAAKAHMHIAALAVACGYTRSVALQIGSGNDGSTRYANLETGDLMENYHFISHRRASHDSTGAIIPNADLLHHYVDRHFGRVFAYLLDRLAEYDLPDGTKLIDCGVSVWCNDDGNGPGHSPRNIPFVLAGSAGGFLRTGQYMVMPDEINIARMLNTIGSAVGLRKGDGSYIDDHGDASLPRSVLDQLIAS, from the coding sequence ATGAAGACCATGCTTCGTCGTCACGTGCTCAAGGGCATCGGCGGTGCCACGATCGCGTTGCCGGTGCTGGAGTCCTTCATGCCGCGCCGCGCCCTCGCGGCCGGCGAGATCGTGCCGCCCTACGCGATCTTCCTGCGGCAGGCCTGCGGGGTCGGCTGCGCGCAGAACACCGACCTCGGCGCCGAGCCGGAGCGCTTCTGGCCCACCGCCGAAGGCCCGCTGACCGACGCGACCGTGGGCGGCCGCGCCGTCGACGAGCTCTCGGCCCACCTCGACCGCTTGCTGGTCGTCGGTGGCATCAACATGCAGGACTTCAACTACGCCGACGGCCACGCCCGCGGCGCGCTGCAGCTGCTCACCGGCCAGGGTCCCACGGTCGAGGGCGTCGGCGGTGACTCCGAAGCCAACGGCGAGTCGCTCGACAACCGCATCGGCCGCGAGCTCAACGAAGGTGGCCGCGACTCGCTGTTCCTCTACGCCGGCAGCCCCGGCGGCTGGCTCGGCGGGCCGTGCATCTCGTACCGCGGTCCCGCGCAGCGCCGCGCTGCGATCAGCGATCCGCGGCAGGTCTACATGGGCATGATGGGCATCGACGAGGCCCAGTTCGAGGACCTCGCGGCGCGCCAGAAGAGCGTGAACGACCTCGTGCGTGGGCAGATGCAGACGCTGATGGCACGGCCCGAGCTCAGCAAGGCCGATCGCGATCGACTCGACCTGCACTTCCAGAGCATCCGCGACCTCGAGAACTCGCTGTCGTGCAACTTCACCGCCGAGCAGCAGGCGATGCTCGACGGCATGAGCCAGGGCTACGACTCCGACGACGGCAACGCCGTGGTCGAGGCCGCCAAGGCCCACATGCACATCGCCGCGCTGGCGGTCGCGTGCGGCTACACCCGCTCGGTGGCGCTGCAGATCGGCAGCGGCAACGACGGCTCGACGCGCTACGCCAACCTCGAGACCGGCGACCTGATGGAGAACTACCACTTCATCTCGCATCGCCGCGCGTCGCACGACTCGACCGGCGCCATCATCCCCAACGCCGACCTCCTGCATCACTACGTCGATCGCCACTTCGGCCGGGTCTTCGCCTACCTGCTCGATCGACTTGCCGAGTACGACCTGCCCGACGGTACCAAGCTGATCGATTGCGGCGTCTCGGTGTGGTGCAACGACGACGGCAACGGTCCCGGTCACTCGCCGCGCAACATCCCGTTCGTGTTGGCTGGCAGCGCCGGCGGCTTCCTACGCACGGGCCAGTACATGGTGATGCCCGACGAGATCAACATCGCGCGGATGCTCAACACCATCGGCAGCGCGGTCGGCCTTCGCAAGGGCGACGGCAGCTACATCGACGACCACGGCGACGCGTCGCTGCCGCGCTCGGTGCTCGACCAGCTGATCGCGTCCTGA